A window of Vidua macroura isolate BioBank_ID:100142 chromosome 32, ASM2450914v1, whole genome shotgun sequence contains these coding sequences:
- the LOC128820924 gene encoding uncharacterized protein LOC128820924, with the protein MEQRSLRGPKLAWVQEEEEGPGAAAVEEIKEVVRFKTLQEDAAVDRTQEQDPARGLFRRTVEVPAMVRYIHQWLMDNQFAEQRLKRALLDLTEEQPADVVMTLLCVAPSCDRAAFTMWKSIMCSPRTAEPVQLILLDVLGSWPEHSTFTSDGDKTGVFVLAATLVMWKILQVPCVPQMVTVYFPHLLVHLLFQVFFSTLDMPEEVNTFWKGCQQQYGLATSPNRFAVRTLKSLLCQMEHEDVVLAMERKRGWDTLLCADTHHYAVGLLAREISRVSIPLCSRIARYLLQLLNTLEPRWELPALAFLVEVLECLNLSGGSANRVLQILSRHLHSKCRDRRRLALRALLKLIDNPSMSEKMGSLTESLVELLCDADGEIVSMTVTLLSFISRDKDMLIGSSIALRLVQALLPLFHHDNSQVQLLSILLFQILVSLPLEKDKKALKTHALQSLLPLFFHCHDEDGRVAQASQETLLCVAQFLKRRDLEKVVKKKKLWKFTECLLADDSSRAAEHLRQAMPYLESPEEPLREAAIRFLGMAGRQLRGKKEELQLICEALEGTANDISVAVGSLAIQTLYILQAVERGGYSLLDSLHDQLRRAWRTRPRLLGLGWLRCRSCAEC; encoded by the exons ATGGAGCAGAGATCCCTGAGAGGGCCCAAGCTGGcctgggtgcaggaggaggaagaaggccctggagctgccgCAGTAGAGGAGATCAAAGAGGTGGTGCGGTTCAAGACTCTACAGGagg atgcagccgTGGACCGCACACAAGAGCAGGACCCCGCCCGTGGCCTCTTCCGCAGAACAGTGGAG GTGCCCGCCATGGTGAGGTACATCCACCAGTGGCTCATGGACAATCAGtttgctgagcagaggctgaagaGGGCCCTGCTGGATCTCACCGAAGAACAGCCTGCTGATGTAGTAATGACGCTCCTGTGTGTGGCCCCATCCTGTGACAG agctgctttcaccATGTGGAAGAGCATCATGTGCTCGCCCAGGACTGCCGAGCCAGTGCAGCTGATACTCCTCGATGTGCTGGGGAGttggccagagcacagcacgTTCACCTCTGATGGGGACAAAACGGGTGTCTTtgtcctggct GCAACTCTGGTGATGTGGAAGATCCTCCAGGTGCCCTGTGTCCCACAGATGGTGACGGTGTATTTCCCCCACCTACTTGTGCATCTGCTCTTCCAAGTGTTCTTCAGCACTCTGGATATGCCAGAGGAGGTCAATACCTTCTGGAAGGGATGCCAGCAGCAATACGGccttgccaccagccccaaCAG GTTTGCAGTGCGGACCCTgaagtccctgctctgccaaatGGAGCACGAGGATGTGGTGCTGGCAATGGAACGCAAGCGTGGCTGGGACACGCTGCTGTGTGCTGACACCCACcactatgccgtgggtctgctggccag GGAGATATCCCGTGTCTCCATCCCCTTGTGCTCCCGGATCGCTCGctacctgctccagctgctcaacACACTGGAGCCACGCTGGGAGCTGCCCGCCCTGGCgttccttgtggag gtcctcgagTGCCTGAACTTGAGTGGAGGCAGTGCTAACAGAGTCCTGCAAATCTTGTCAAGGCACCTGCACAGCAAGTGCAGGGACAGGCGTCGCCTGGCGCTCAGGGCCCTTCTCAAGCTCATTGACAATCcctcgatg agtgaaaaaatggGGAGCCTGACTGAAAGTCTTGTGGAGCTCCTGTGCGACGCAGATGGAGAGATAGTTAGCATGACAGTCACGCTCCTCAGCTTTATCTCCCGGGACAAGGACATGCTGATAGGCAGCTCCATTGCACTGCGGCTGGTTCAGGCGCTCCTGCCACTCTTTCACCAC GACAATAGCCAGgtgcagctgctctccatcctgctCTTCCAAATATTGGTGTCTCTTCCActggaaaaggacaaaaaggcCCTGAAGACACACGCGCTCCAGAGCCTGTTGCCACTCTTCTTCCACTGCCATGATGAGGATGGGCGTGTGGCACAG gcttctCAGGAAACGCTGCTTTGTGTGGCCCAGTTCCTGAAGAGGAGGGATCTGGAAAAAGtggtgaagaagaagaagctgTGGAAGTTCACCGAGTGCCTG ctggcagacgACAGCAgcagagcggccgagcacctgcgccAGGCCATGCCCTAcctggagagcccagaggagcccCTGCGAGAGGCCGCCATCAGGTTCCTGG GGATGGCCGGGCGGCAGCtgagggggaagaaggaagagctcCAGCTCATCTGTGAgg CCCTTGAAGGCACGGCAAATGACATCAGCGTCGCCGTTGGAAGCCTGGCAATTCAAACGTTGTACATCCTCCAGGCAGTAGAGAGAGGTGGATATTCCCTCTTGGACAGCCTGCATGATCAGCTCCGCAGGGCATGGAGGACACGGCCTCGTCTCTTGGGGCTCGGCTGGCTGCGCTGCCGGAGCTGTGCAGAGTGCTGA